In Actinomycetota bacterium, the following are encoded in one genomic region:
- the whiA gene encoding DNA-binding protein WhiA, whose translation MAMTSTVKDELSRLEITKPCCRKAEVSAVLRFAGGLHIVGGRIVIEAEVDTGATARRLRKDIGEVFGQTSDLAVVHPNGLRKGNRYLVRVVADGEALARQTGLVDASGRPVRGLPPHVVAGSVCDAIAAWRGAFLAHGSLTEPGRSSALEITCPGPEAALALVGAARRMGIAAKAREVRGVDRVVIRDGDAIAAVLTRLGAHESVLAWEERRMRREVRATANRLANFDDANLRRSARAAVAAGARVQRALEILGDDVPTHLAVAGQLRIEHKQASLEELGALSDPPMTKDAIAGRIRRLLALADKRAEDLGIPNTESGLTPEMLEVP comes from the coding sequence ATGGCGATGACGTCGACGGTGAAGGACGAACTGAGCCGCCTCGAGATCACCAAGCCCTGCTGCCGCAAGGCCGAGGTCTCCGCGGTGCTTCGCTTCGCCGGCGGTCTTCACATCGTGGGCGGCCGCATCGTCATCGAGGCCGAGGTCGACACCGGGGCGACCGCCCGCCGGCTGCGCAAGGACATCGGCGAGGTGTTCGGCCAGACCAGTGACCTTGCGGTGGTGCACCCCAACGGCCTACGCAAGGGCAACCGCTACCTGGTGCGGGTAGTGGCCGACGGCGAGGCGTTGGCGCGGCAGACCGGACTGGTGGACGCCAGCGGCCGGCCGGTGCGCGGCCTGCCGCCGCACGTGGTGGCCGGGTCGGTGTGCGACGCGATCGCGGCGTGGCGCGGCGCCTTCCTCGCCCACGGCTCGCTGACCGAACCGGGCCGCTCCTCGGCGCTGGAGATCACCTGCCCCGGTCCGGAGGCCGCGCTGGCGCTGGTCGGCGCCGCGCGCCGGATGGGTATCGCCGCCAAGGCCCGGGAGGTCCGCGGTGTCGACCGGGTGGTGATCCGCGACGGCGACGCGATCGCCGCGGTGCTGACGCGGCTGGGTGCCCACGAGTCGGTGCTGGCCTGGGAGGAGCGGCGGATGCGCCGCGAGGTCCGCGCGACCGCCAACCGGCTGGCCAACTTCGACGACGCGAACCTGCGCCGCTCCGCGCGTGCCGCCGTCGCCGCGGGTGCCCGGGTGCAGCGAGCCCTGGAGATCCTCGGCGACGACGTCCCCACCCACCTGGCCGTGGCCGGCCAGCTGCGGATCGAACACAAGCAGGCCAGCCTCGAGGAACTCGGCGCGCTGTCCGATCCGCCGATGACCAAGGACGCCATCGCCGGCCGGATCCGCCGGCTGCTTGCCCTGGCCGACAAGCGTGCCGAGGACCTCGGCATCCCCAACACGGAGTCGGGGCTCACTCCCGAGATGCTCGAAGTTCCGTGA
- the gap gene encoding type I glyceraldehyde-3-phosphate dehydrogenase, giving the protein MTIRVGINGFGRIGRNYFRSLVAQGADLEVVAVNDLTDTKTLAHLLKYDSILGRFPGTVEHTDDAIVVDGHPIKVLAERDPAALPWGDLGVDIVIESTGFFTKASAAVKHVEGGAKKVIISAPASDEDITIVMGVNQDQYDPAKHTIISNASCTTNCLGPMAKVLNDEFGIARGLMTTIHAYTGDQRIHDAPHSDLRRARAATLSMIPTTTGAAKAIGLVLPELKGKLDGFSMRVPVPTGSATDLTAVVTRPADKASVNAAFKAAAEGPLKGILTYTEDPIVSADIVTDPSSCIFDASMTNVSGELVKILGWYDNEWGYSNRLVDITVFVAEKL; this is encoded by the coding sequence GTGACCATCCGCGTGGGCATCAACGGGTTCGGCCGTATCGGCCGCAACTACTTCCGGTCCCTGGTAGCCCAGGGCGCCGACCTCGAGGTCGTGGCCGTCAACGACCTGACCGACACCAAGACCCTGGCCCACCTGCTGAAGTACGACAGCATCCTGGGCCGGTTCCCCGGCACTGTGGAGCACACCGACGACGCGATCGTCGTCGACGGTCACCCGATCAAGGTGCTCGCCGAACGCGACCCGGCGGCCTTGCCGTGGGGCGACCTCGGGGTCGACATCGTCATCGAGTCCACGGGCTTCTTCACCAAGGCGTCCGCGGCGGTCAAGCACGTCGAGGGCGGCGCCAAGAAGGTCATCATCTCGGCGCCGGCGTCCGACGAGGACATCACCATCGTCATGGGCGTCAACCAGGACCAGTACGACCCGGCGAAGCACACGATCATCTCCAACGCCTCCTGCACCACGAACTGTCTGGGCCCGATGGCGAAGGTGCTCAACGACGAGTTCGGGATCGCCCGCGGCCTGATGACCACCATCCACGCGTACACCGGCGACCAGCGGATCCACGACGCGCCGCACTCGGACCTGCGCCGGGCCCGCGCCGCCACGCTGTCGATGATCCCCACGACCACGGGCGCGGCGAAGGCGATCGGCCTGGTGCTGCCGGAGCTGAAGGGCAAGCTCGACGGCTTCTCCATGCGGGTGCCGGTGCCCACCGGTTCGGCGACCGACCTGACGGCCGTGGTCACCCGGCCGGCGGACAAGGCGTCGGTCAACGCGGCGTTCAAGGCCGCTGCCGAAGGCCCCCTCAAGGGCATCCTCACCTACACCGAGGACCCGATCGTCTCCGCCGACATCGTCACCGATCCGTCCTCGTGCATCTTCGACGCGTCGATGACCAACGTGTCCGGCGAACTGGTGAAGATCCTCGGCTGGTACGACAACGAGTGGGGCTACTCCAACCGGCTGGTCGACATCACCGTCTTCGTCGCCGAGAAGCTCTAG
- a CDS encoding phosphoglycerate kinase: protein MRSLDDLDVAGKAVFVRADLNVPLESAPDGSARITDDGRIVASVPTIARLIAAGAKVIVAAHLGRPKGQPKPELSLAPVAARLAELLGVPVTLAADVTGPDARAKAAALQPGTVLLLENVRYDGREDSKDPAARAALAAEYADLADLYVSDGFGVVHREQASVTDLPRLLPNAAGDLVFAEVTVFRKVLDDPDRPYVVVLGGSKVSDKLGVIAHLLDRVDRLLVGGGMCFTFLAAQGHGVGASLLEADQVDTVKGFLQTAADRGVDLVLPVDVVVATAFSADAEHKAVPVTDIDDGWMGLDIGPATIDLFTAKLADARTVVWNGPMGVFELAPYAEGTRAVAVAIIAVDGTTVVGGGDSAAAVRLLGLPEDGFSHISTGGGASLEFLEGKTLPGIAVLEEN from the coding sequence GTGCGTTCGCTCGACGACCTCGACGTCGCCGGCAAGGCCGTCTTCGTCCGCGCCGACCTCAACGTCCCCCTGGAGTCCGCACCGGACGGCTCCGCCCGCATCACCGACGACGGCCGCATCGTGGCCAGCGTGCCGACCATCGCCCGGCTGATCGCCGCCGGTGCCAAGGTCATCGTCGCCGCGCACCTCGGCCGCCCGAAGGGCCAGCCGAAGCCGGAGTTGTCGCTGGCACCGGTGGCCGCGCGGCTGGCCGAGCTGCTCGGCGTACCGGTGACCCTGGCGGCCGACGTGACCGGCCCGGACGCGCGCGCGAAAGCCGCTGCGCTGCAACCGGGCACGGTGCTGCTGCTGGAGAACGTGCGCTACGACGGGCGCGAGGACAGCAAGGATCCGGCGGCTCGGGCCGCGCTGGCCGCCGAGTACGCCGATCTGGCCGACCTGTACGTGTCCGACGGGTTCGGCGTGGTGCACCGCGAGCAGGCGAGCGTGACCGACCTGCCTCGGCTGCTTCCCAACGCGGCGGGGGATCTGGTGTTCGCCGAGGTCACGGTCTTCCGCAAGGTGCTCGACGATCCCGACCGGCCGTACGTCGTGGTCCTCGGCGGTTCGAAGGTGTCGGACAAGCTCGGCGTCATCGCCCACCTGCTCGACCGGGTCGACCGGCTGCTGGTCGGCGGCGGGATGTGTTTCACCTTCCTGGCCGCGCAGGGACACGGCGTCGGCGCCTCGCTGCTGGAGGCCGACCAGGTCGACACGGTCAAGGGGTTCCTGCAGACCGCCGCCGACCGCGGTGTCGATCTCGTGTTGCCGGTCGACGTCGTCGTCGCGACGGCGTTCTCCGCCGACGCCGAGCACAAGGCGGTTCCGGTGACCGACATCGACGACGGCTGGATGGGCCTGGACATCGGCCCGGCGACGATCGACCTGTTCACCGCGAAGCTCGCCGACGCCCGCACCGTGGTCTGGAACGGTCCGATGGGCGTGTTCGAGTTGGCGCCGTACGCCGAGGGCACCCGGGCGGTGGCGGTCGCGATCATCGCCGTCGACGGCACGACCGTCGTCGGCGGCGGGGACAGTGCGGCGGCCGTACGGCTGCTCGGCCTGCCCGAGGACGGCTTCAGCCACATCTCCACCGGCGGTGGGGCGAGCCTGGAGTTCCTCGAAGGCAAGACCCTGCCCGGTATCGCCGTGCTCGAGGAGAACTGA
- a CDS encoding triose-phosphate isomerase, translating to MAGNWKMNLNHLEAIALVQKLAYALSKDDLAAVEVAVLPPFTDLRSVQTLVTGDKYDLAYGGQDLSRHPSGAYTGEVSGSMLAKLGCTYVVVGHSERRQYHGEDDAVVAAKVAAALGHGLTPILCVGEGLDVRQAGDHVTHTLAQLDAALAETTAEQAATIVVAYEPVWAIGTGEVATPADAQEVCGAIRGRLAERFGPGVGDAVRVLYGGSVKSSNVASIMAEADVDGALVGGASLDPAEFVAICRFQQLVAGS from the coding sequence ATGGCCGGCAACTGGAAGATGAACCTGAACCACCTCGAGGCCATCGCCTTGGTCCAGAAGCTGGCCTACGCGTTGTCCAAGGACGACCTGGCGGCCGTCGAGGTCGCGGTGCTGCCGCCGTTCACCGACCTGCGGTCGGTGCAGACGCTGGTCACCGGCGACAAGTACGACCTCGCGTACGGCGGGCAGGACCTGTCCCGTCACCCGTCCGGTGCGTACACCGGCGAGGTCTCCGGTTCGATGCTGGCCAAGCTCGGCTGCACGTACGTCGTGGTCGGGCACAGCGAGCGGCGGCAGTACCACGGCGAGGACGACGCCGTGGTGGCCGCCAAGGTCGCCGCGGCGCTGGGTCACGGCCTCACCCCGATCCTCTGCGTCGGCGAGGGGCTGGACGTGCGGCAGGCCGGCGATCACGTGACGCACACGCTGGCCCAGCTGGACGCCGCCCTGGCCGAGACGACCGCCGAGCAGGCCGCGACGATCGTCGTGGCCTACGAGCCGGTCTGGGCCATCGGCACCGGCGAGGTCGCGACGCCGGCCGACGCCCAGGAGGTGTGCGGTGCGATCCGCGGTCGGCTGGCCGAGCGATTCGGGCCCGGCGTCGGTGACGCCGTTCGCGTCCTGTACGGCGGCTCGGTGAAGTCGTCCAACGTCGCATCGATCATGGCGGAGGCCGACGTCGACGGGGCGCTGGTCGGCGGGGCCAGCCTCGATCCGGCCGAGTTCGTCGCGATCTGCCGCTTCCAGCAGCTGGTCGCGGGGAGCTGA
- the secG gene encoding preprotein translocase subunit SecG translates to MPAVTVVLEILLVITSLLLVLLVLLHRGKGGGLSDMFGGGISTSVGGSSVAERNLDRITVAVGLVWAADIVALGLLLKANVTG, encoded by the coding sequence GTGCCTGCAGTGACGGTGGTGCTGGAAATCCTCCTGGTCATCACCAGTCTGCTGTTGGTGCTGCTGGTGCTGCTGCACCGCGGCAAGGGCGGTGGCCTGTCGGACATGTTCGGTGGCGGGATCAGCACGTCGGTCGGCGGTTCCTCCGTCGCCGAGCGCAACCTCGACCGGATCACGGTCGCCGTGGGGCTGGTCTGGGCCGCCGACATCGTGGCCCTGGGCCTGCTGCTGAAGGCCAACGTCACCGGCTGA
- a CDS encoding RNA polymerase-binding protein RbpA — protein MAGGSAIRGSRVGAGPMGEAERGDAAPRLRVSFWCAKGHETRPSFASDAAVPDSWDCPRCGWPAGQDEHNPPSPPKIEPYKTHLAYVKERRSHDDGEAILTEALERLRAVRP, from the coding sequence GTGGCCGGTGGAAGCGCAATTCGCGGGAGCCGCGTCGGTGCCGGTCCCATGGGGGAGGCCGAGCGGGGCGATGCCGCACCCCGGCTCCGGGTGTCGTTCTGGTGCGCCAAGGGTCACGAGACCCGGCCGAGCTTCGCCTCGGACGCCGCCGTCCCGGACTCCTGGGACTGCCCGCGTTGCGGCTGGCCGGCCGGCCAGGACGAGCACAACCCGCCGTCGCCGCCGAAGATCGAGCCGTACAAGACACACCTGGCGTACGTGAAGGAGCGACGCTCCCACGACGACGGCGAGGCGATCCTCACCGAGGCACTCGAGCGGCTCCGGGCCGTCCGCCCCTGA
- the pgl gene encoding 6-phosphogluconolactonase, whose protein sequence is MSVPEVVVFHDAAELAAAAAGRLVVSLVEAQAAREVAHVVLTGGGIGTATLAAVRDTAASDAVDWSRVEVWWGDERFLPAGHPDRNETGARSALLDHVGVAPQRVHPMPASDGPDGDDVAAAAARYAELLRAAAVASGGGDQAPVPRFDVLLLGVGPDAHVASLFPELPALHDTRSVCAVHGAPKPPPTRITLTAPSIRAAAEVWLLAAGESKATAMRLALSADAGEFQVPAAGARGAVRTLALLDAAAARLIPRTLPRPASP, encoded by the coding sequence ATGAGCGTGCCCGAGGTCGTGGTCTTCCACGACGCCGCCGAGCTGGCCGCAGCGGCGGCCGGCCGGCTCGTCGTGAGCCTCGTCGAGGCGCAGGCGGCGCGCGAGGTCGCCCACGTGGTGCTGACTGGCGGTGGCATCGGTACGGCGACGCTCGCCGCCGTACGCGACACCGCCGCCAGCGACGCCGTCGACTGGAGCCGGGTCGAGGTCTGGTGGGGCGACGAGCGGTTCCTGCCGGCCGGCCATCCGGACCGCAACGAGACCGGCGCGCGCTCGGCGCTGCTGGACCACGTGGGTGTCGCGCCGCAGCGGGTTCACCCGATGCCGGCCAGCGACGGTCCGGACGGTGACGACGTCGCGGCGGCAGCGGCGCGGTACGCCGAGCTCCTGCGGGCCGCCGCGGTCGCGTCGGGCGGCGGCGACCAAGCGCCGGTCCCCCGGTTCGACGTCCTGCTGCTCGGGGTGGGCCCGGATGCCCACGTGGCGTCGCTGTTTCCCGAGCTGCCGGCGTTGCACGACACCCGTTCGGTCTGCGCCGTGCACGGGGCGCCGAAGCCGCCACCGACCCGGATCACGCTGACCGCACCCAGCATCCGGGCAGCCGCGGAGGTCTGGCTGCTGGCCGCCGGTGAGTCGAAGGCCACCGCGATGCGGTTGGCGCTGTCGGCGGACGCCGGCGAGTTCCAGGTGCCGGCGGCCGGCGCGCGGGGCGCCGTGCGGACGCTGGCCCTGCTGGACGCCGCGGCAGCGCGGCTGATCCCGCGGACCCTGCCGCGGCCGGCGTCCCCCTGA
- a CDS encoding oxidoreductase, with amino-acid sequence MTIRLDDTTAGAVQSAIQRERQRLGATATGMVLTLLIVADEDSQADAMATAVASAREHPMRILGLVPRPGRSGTPARLDAEISVGGDEGPGEVALLRLRGPLAKHTDSVVVPLLLPDTPVVAWWPAAAPAVPASDPIGALATRRITDAAASGRPGAALGVRRLGYRPGDTDLAWTRLTQWRTLLAAALDQPYDPILSAEVSAQRSNPSATLLAAWLQRSLGVPVRAVTSRGPGVTGVTLQTERGVIDIARPDGRLATIARPGWTARDIALPRRVRQELLSEELRRLDPDEVYGETLDSLTELGADEPATTGASG; translated from the coding sequence ATGACGATCCGGCTCGACGACACCACGGCCGGTGCCGTCCAGTCGGCCATCCAGCGGGAGCGGCAGCGACTGGGGGCCACCGCCACCGGCATGGTGCTGACGCTGCTGATCGTCGCCGACGAGGACTCGCAGGCCGACGCGATGGCCACCGCCGTGGCGTCCGCCCGGGAGCATCCGATGCGGATCCTGGGACTGGTGCCGCGGCCGGGCCGCAGCGGGACGCCGGCGCGGCTCGACGCGGAGATCAGCGTCGGCGGGGACGAGGGTCCCGGCGAGGTGGCGCTGCTGCGGCTGCGCGGGCCACTGGCCAAGCACACCGACAGCGTCGTGGTCCCGCTGCTGCTGCCGGATACCCCGGTGGTCGCCTGGTGGCCGGCGGCCGCGCCCGCCGTGCCGGCCAGCGACCCGATCGGAGCGCTGGCGACCCGCCGGATCACCGACGCCGCCGCCTCGGGGCGGCCGGGCGCAGCGCTGGGCGTGCGGCGGCTGGGCTACCGCCCCGGCGATACCGACCTCGCCTGGACCCGGCTCACCCAGTGGCGCACGTTGCTCGCCGCGGCCCTGGATCAGCCGTACGACCCGATCCTGTCGGCCGAGGTCAGCGCGCAGCGGTCGAATCCCTCGGCGACGCTGCTGGCCGCGTGGCTGCAACGCAGCCTCGGCGTCCCGGTGCGCGCGGTGACCAGCCGCGGGCCGGGGGTCACCGGGGTCACGCTGCAGACCGAGCGGGGGGTCATCGACATCGCCCGGCCCGACGGGCGGCTGGCGACCATCGCTCGGCCCGGCTGGACGGCCCGCGACATCGCGCTGCCGCGCCGGGTCCGGCAGGAGTTGCTCAGCGAGGAACTGCGGCGGCTGGATCCGGACGAGGTGTATGGCGAGACCCTGGACTCGCTGACCGAGCTGGGGGCCGACGAGCCCGCCACGACGGGGGCCAGCGGATGA
- a CDS encoding glucose-6-phosphate dehydrogenase — protein MTNPLRDPRDRRLPRVAGPCGLVMFGVTGDLARKKLMPAVYDLANRGLLPPGFSFVGFARRDWADEDFAEVVHAAVREHARTPFREDVWRTLAQGMRFVAGDIADDGAYDELARVVTDLDRVRGTQGNHAFYLSVPPKMFPVVISQLRRSGLSATDGHNWRRVVVEKPFGHDLNSARELNRIVDEVFPPGAVFRIDHYLGKETVQNMMAIRFSNNLFEPVWSSHYVDSVQITMAEDIGIGGRAGYYDGIGAARDVIQNHLLQLLALTAMEEPVSFQAEHVRQEKEKVLSAVVLPRDLASHTSRGQYCEGWQGGVPVLGYLQEEGIPADSTTETFAAIKVEIDTRRWAGVPFYLRTGKRLGRRVTEVAIIFKRAPHLPFAATATEELGQNALVFRIQPDEGVTMRFGAKVPGTAMEVRDVSMDFAYGDSFTESSPEAYERLILDVLLGDPPLFPRHEEVELSWRILDPVLDHWASKGQPEQYAPGNWGPASAHDMLARDGRVWRRP, from the coding sequence GTGACCAATCCGCTGCGGGATCCGCGCGACCGCCGGTTGCCCCGCGTCGCCGGACCGTGCGGGCTGGTGATGTTCGGCGTGACCGGGGACCTCGCCCGCAAGAAGCTGATGCCGGCGGTCTACGACCTGGCCAATCGGGGGCTGCTGCCGCCCGGCTTCTCGTTCGTCGGCTTCGCCCGCCGTGACTGGGCCGACGAGGACTTCGCCGAGGTGGTCCACGCCGCGGTACGCGAGCACGCCCGGACGCCGTTCCGGGAGGACGTCTGGCGGACGCTGGCGCAGGGAATGCGTTTCGTGGCAGGTGATATCGCCGACGACGGCGCGTACGACGAACTGGCGCGGGTGGTGACCGACCTGGACCGGGTCCGCGGTACCCAGGGCAACCACGCGTTCTACTTGTCGGTGCCGCCGAAGATGTTCCCGGTGGTCATCTCCCAGTTGCGGCGGTCCGGCCTGTCGGCCACCGACGGTCACAACTGGCGGCGCGTGGTCGTGGAGAAGCCGTTCGGCCACGACCTGAACAGTGCGCGCGAACTGAACCGCATCGTCGACGAGGTCTTCCCACCCGGTGCGGTCTTCCGCATCGACCACTACCTGGGGAAGGAGACCGTCCAGAACATGATGGCGATCCGCTTCTCCAACAACCTGTTCGAGCCGGTGTGGAGCAGTCACTACGTCGACAGCGTCCAGATCACGATGGCGGAGGACATCGGTATCGGCGGCAGGGCCGGCTACTACGACGGCATCGGCGCGGCGCGCGACGTGATCCAGAATCATCTGCTCCAGCTGCTGGCGCTCACCGCGATGGAGGAACCGGTCTCGTTCCAGGCCGAGCATGTCCGGCAGGAGAAGGAGAAGGTGCTGTCCGCGGTCGTCCTGCCGCGCGACCTGGCCTCGCACACCTCCCGCGGGCAGTACTGCGAGGGGTGGCAGGGCGGGGTGCCGGTGCTGGGCTACCTGCAGGAGGAGGGCATCCCCGCCGACTCCACCACCGAGACCTTCGCTGCGATCAAGGTCGAGATCGACACTCGCCGCTGGGCGGGCGTGCCGTTCTACCTGCGTACCGGCAAGCGCCTGGGCCGCCGGGTGACCGAAGTCGCGATCATCTTCAAGCGCGCGCCACACCTGCCCTTCGCGGCGACCGCCACCGAGGAACTCGGCCAGAACGCCCTGGTGTTCCGGATCCAGCCGGACGAGGGCGTCACGATGCGGTTCGGCGCCAAGGTTCCCGGGACGGCCATGGAAGTACGCGACGTGTCGATGGACTTCGCGTACGGCGATTCGTTCACCGAGTCCAGCCCCGAGGCGTACGAGCGGCTCATCCTCGACGTCCTGCTGGGAGATCCGCCGCTGTTCCCCCGGCACGAGGAGGTCGAACTGTCGTGGCGCATCCTCGACCCGGTGCTCGACCACTGGGCGAGCAAGGGCCAGCCTGAGCAGTACGCCCCCGGCAACTGGGGACCGGCCTCCGCGCACGACATGCTGGCCCGCGACGGGCGCGTCTGGCGGCGGCCATGA
- the tal gene encoding transaldolase: protein MSDRLRTLSDAGVSIWLDDLDRGRLQSGGLAALVRDDSVVGVTTNPTIFAKAVSSGAAEYAEQLAGLAERGVSVEEAVRALTTYDVRWACDVLREVWESTGGVDGRVSIEVDPRLARRTAATVAEAQFLAWAVDRPNALVKIPATQEGLPAITSVLGDGISVNVTLIFSVERYRGVLEAWLAGLERADAAGHDLATIESVASFFVSRVDTEVDKRLTALGTPEALALKGVAAIANARHAWSAYQEVLASDRWKALQDKGAHPQRPLWASTGVKDPAYPDTRYVVDLVVPGTVNTMPEATLRAVADHGEATGDQVTPHQAAAAEQLAAIGRAGVDLADVYRVLEDEGVEKFDASWQELLQTVAKALDERRG from the coding sequence ATGTCCGATCGCCTGCGCACGCTGTCCGACGCCGGGGTCTCGATCTGGCTCGACGATCTGGACCGCGGCCGGTTGCAGTCCGGTGGCCTGGCGGCCCTGGTACGCGACGACTCCGTGGTCGGCGTCACCACCAATCCGACGATCTTCGCCAAGGCCGTCTCGTCCGGTGCCGCCGAGTACGCCGAGCAGCTGGCCGGCCTGGCCGAGCGGGGCGTCAGTGTGGAAGAGGCGGTCCGGGCGCTGACGACGTACGACGTGCGCTGGGCCTGCGACGTGCTGCGCGAGGTGTGGGAGTCCACCGGCGGTGTCGACGGCCGGGTCTCCATCGAGGTCGACCCGCGGCTGGCGCGGCGTACGGCGGCCACCGTCGCGGAGGCCCAGTTCCTGGCGTGGGCGGTCGACCGGCCCAACGCGCTGGTGAAGATCCCGGCCACCCAGGAGGGCCTGCCGGCCATCACCAGCGTGCTCGGTGACGGCATCAGCGTGAACGTGACGTTGATCTTCAGCGTGGAGCGCTACCGCGGCGTCCTGGAGGCGTGGCTCGCCGGGCTGGAACGGGCCGACGCCGCCGGCCACGACCTGGCCACGATCGAGTCGGTCGCCTCCTTCTTCGTCAGCCGGGTCGACACCGAGGTGGACAAGCGGCTGACCGCCCTGGGCACCCCGGAGGCACTGGCGCTCAAGGGTGTCGCGGCCATCGCCAACGCCCGCCACGCGTGGTCGGCGTACCAGGAGGTTCTGGCGTCAGACCGCTGGAAAGCGCTGCAGGACAAGGGGGCTCATCCGCAGCGGCCGCTGTGGGCCTCGACCGGGGTCAAGGATCCGGCGTACCCCGACACCCGCTACGTCGTCGACCTCGTCGTCCCCGGCACCGTCAACACGATGCCGGAGGCCACCCTGCGCGCCGTCGCCGACCACGGCGAGGCCACCGGCGACCAGGTGACGCCCCACCAGGCGGCGGCCGCCGAACAACTGGCCGCGATCGGCCGCGCCGGTGTCGACCTGGCCGACGTCTACCGGGTGCTGGAGGACGAGGGTGTCGAGAAGTTCGACGCGTCCTGGCAGGAGCTCCTGCAGACGGTCGCCAAGGCGCTCGACGAGCGGCGGGGATAG